From Nicotiana tabacum cultivar K326 chromosome 20, ASM71507v2, whole genome shotgun sequence, one genomic window encodes:
- the LOC107761677 gene encoding uncharacterized protein LOC107761677 has product MELFYKAKAVRLRSHLDKYLVAHDDQQNIRQSRNGSSRKARWLIELVDAGNSRFIRLKTTSGKYLTASDEPFLLGMTGKKVLQTLPEKMKETRVEWEPIRDGFQVKLRGFGGNYLRANGGTPPWRNTVTHDSPYSGSTQNWILWNVEPVDVPENESLTDYLTMVSSFSSVSDELSSLDLGSPMSIHSSFSFSPRMAKRSPLTKRPAMELFHKAKAVRLQSHHDKYLTADEDEESVLQDRNGSSKNAKWTVEFVEKTDNVIRLKSCYGKYLTASNQPFLLGMTGRKVLQTVPNRLDSSIEWEPIREGHQVKLRTRYGQFLRGNGGLPPWRNSVTHDIPHRTKTQDWILWDVHVVEILVHHSPVPKPPTPLVQHSDSFASESSSPTGSSKSLSFSRQESSDSLVCSPPKLGDGRLIYYHIADEFGEIEDGMEGLSIAFKGNSVEELTKRLTEETGLEGITVCTRSPLNGNLYPLRLQLPPNNATMNVIIMPSSYKEARDSEKPRMPL; this is encoded by the exons ATGGAATTATTCTACAAAGCCAAGGCTGTAAGATTGAGAAGTCATCTGGACAAATACCTAGTAGCACACGATGATCAACAAAACATCCGACAAAGCCGAAACGGTTCATCAAGAAAAGCACGGTGGCTGATTGAGCTTGTCGACGCCGGAAACAGCCGCTTTATCCGGCTGAAAACTACCTCCGGCAAGTATCTCACGGCTTCCGACGAGCCGTTTCTTCTTGGCATGACAGGAAAAAAG GTGCTTCAAACTTTGCCGGAAAAAATGAAGGAGACGAGAGTTGAGTGGGAACCAATAAGAGATGGATTTCAAGTGAAATTAAGGGGTTTTGGAGGAAATTATTTACGTGCAAATGGAGGGACACCACCATGGAGAAATACAGTGACACATGATAGTCCATATAGTGGTAGCACACAAAATTGGATTTTGTGGAACGTGGAACCTGTTGATGTACCGGAAAATGAGTCGTTGACCGATTATTTAACGATGGTTTCGAGTTTTTCATCGGTTTCCGATGAACTTTCAAGTTTGGATTTGGGATCTCCGATGTCGATTCATTCAAGTTTTTCTTTCTCTCCTAGGATGGCTAAG AGGAGTCCTCTAACAAAAAGACCAGCAATGGAGCTTTTCCACAAAGCAAAAGCCGTTCGTTTACAAAGTCACCACGACAAATACTTAACAGCCGATGAAGATGAAGAATCAGTACTCCAAGATCGTAACGGCTCTTCAAAAAACGCAAAATGGACAGTCGAATTCGTCGAAAAAACCGACAACGTTATACGCTTAAAAAGTTGCTACGGAAAATATCTTACAGCGTCAAATCAGCCATTTCTTTTAGGTATGACTGGTCGGAAAGTTTTACAAACTGTTCCAAATAGGCTTGATTCTTCAATTGAATGGGAACCCATTAGAGAAGGACATCAAGTGAAGCTAAGGACAAGGTACGGACAGTTTTTGAGAGGTAATGGTGGACTTCCACCGTGGAGAAATTCAGTgacacatgatataccacatcgGACTAAAACTCAAGATTGGATTCTTTGGGATGTTCATGTTGTTGAGATTTTGGTTCATCATTCTCCTGTTCCTAAGCCACCGACGCCGTTGGTTCAACATTCGGATTCTTTTGCTTCTGAATCTAGTTCTCCTACTGGTTCCTCAAAATCCCTCAGCTTTTCTAGACAAGAG tCAAGTGATTCTTTGGTTTGTTCGCCGCCTAAATTGGGAGATGGAAGGCTTATATATTATCATATTGCGGATGAATTTGGTGAAATTGAAGACGGAATGGAGGGACTTAGCATAGCTTTCAAGGGAAATAGTGTTGAGGAGCTAACGAAGAGATTGACGGAGGAAACGGGGCTTGAGGGAATTACTGTGTGTACTCGGAGTCCTTTAAATGGGAATCTTTATCCTCTTCGTTTGCAGCTTCCTCCCAACAATGCAACTATGAATGTTATTATTATGCCATCTTCATATAAAG AGGCAAGAGATTCTGAAAAACCAAGAATGCCATTGTAG